One genomic region from Polynucleobacter sp. MWH-P3-07-1 encodes:
- the gyrA gene encoding DNA gyrase subunit A codes for MEQAAKETLPISLEDEMRRSYLDYAMSVIVGRALPDVRDGLKPVHRRVLFAMYELNNDWNRAYKKSARIVGDVIGKYHPHGDSAVYDTIVRMAQDFSLRYMLVDGQGNFGSVDGDNAAAMRYTEIRLRKIAHDLLADLDKETVDFGPNYDGSEREPLILPAKVPNLLINGSSGIAVGMATNIPPHNLDEVVQACLHVLHNPDCTIDELIEIIPAPDFPTAGIIYGVQGVREGYRTGRGRVVMRAKTHFEDIDKGSRQAIIVDELPYQVNKKNLLERIAELVNEKKVEGISDLRDESDKSGMRVVIELKRGEVPEVVLNNLYKSTQLQDNFGMNMVALVDNQPRLLNLKQMLEYFLQHRREVVTRRTIFELRKARERGHVLEGLAVALANIDEFIAIIKAAANPVEAKTELMGKNWDSSMVREMLARAETDTPGGRNAYRPDGLLPEYGMQSSGLYRLSDSQAQEILQMRLQRLTGLEQDKIVSEYKDVMSEIADLLDLLAKSERVTQVIESELKEVQAEYGIAGSDNGRRSFIEMNATELFTEDLITPQDMVVTLSHTGYMKSQPLSEYRAQKRGGRGKQAAATKDEDWIDTLFVANTHDTILCFSDRGRMYWLKVWEVPQGSRTSRGKPIVNMFPLIEGEKITVILPIKGYQDDQYVFMATSLGTVKKTRLSDFSNPRKAGIIAVDLNEGDFLVGAAITDGQHDVMLFSDAGKAVRFDENDVRPMGRTARGVRGMNLGEGQQVIAMLVAPAEVAEGAQISVADAEANATPGSVLTATENGYGKRTPIAEYTRHGRGTKGMIAIQTSERNGKVVAAALVSPEDQIMLITTGGVLVRTRVSEIREMGRSTQGVTLINVDEGTRLSGLQRIAESDSDDEDDLVEDDSIDAGDVGDAASDTASDA; via the coding sequence ATGGAACAAGCCGCTAAAGAAACACTACCAATATCCCTAGAAGACGAAATGCGGCGGTCCTATTTGGACTACGCTATGAGCGTCATTGTCGGCAGAGCCTTGCCAGACGTGCGTGATGGCCTTAAGCCAGTACACCGCCGGGTCTTATTTGCGATGTATGAATTAAACAACGATTGGAACCGTGCTTACAAAAAATCTGCCCGTATAGTTGGCGATGTAATCGGTAAATACCATCCCCATGGCGATTCTGCGGTGTATGACACCATCGTCCGGATGGCCCAAGATTTCTCTCTACGCTATATGTTAGTTGACGGCCAGGGTAACTTTGGCTCCGTGGATGGGGATAACGCCGCTGCGATGCGGTATACCGAGATCCGCTTGCGCAAAATTGCCCATGACCTATTGGCTGATTTGGATAAGGAAACGGTCGATTTTGGGCCAAATTACGACGGTAGCGAGCGCGAGCCCCTGATTCTGCCTGCCAAAGTGCCCAATTTGCTCATTAACGGCAGCTCAGGCATTGCGGTAGGTATGGCAACCAATATCCCCCCTCATAACTTGGATGAGGTGGTTCAGGCCTGTTTACACGTCTTGCACAACCCGGATTGCACCATTGATGAGTTGATTGAGATCATCCCAGCGCCAGATTTCCCCACTGCCGGAATTATTTATGGTGTTCAAGGTGTGCGTGAGGGTTACCGCACTGGTCGCGGTCGCGTGGTCATGCGTGCCAAGACCCACTTTGAAGATATTGATAAGGGTTCGCGTCAAGCCATCATCGTTGATGAGTTGCCTTATCAAGTCAATAAGAAGAACTTGCTCGAGCGCATTGCTGAGTTAGTGAATGAGAAAAAAGTCGAAGGTATTTCTGATTTGCGGGATGAGTCCGACAAATCTGGAATGCGCGTTGTGATTGAGCTCAAGCGCGGTGAAGTTCCTGAGGTTGTTCTGAATAATTTATACAAGAGTACGCAGTTACAAGATAACTTCGGCATGAATATGGTGGCCTTGGTTGATAACCAGCCACGCCTGTTGAACTTGAAGCAGATGCTGGAGTATTTCTTGCAGCATCGTCGCGAAGTTGTTACCCGTCGCACGATTTTTGAACTTCGTAAAGCGCGAGAGCGTGGTCATGTCCTCGAGGGCTTAGCTGTCGCATTAGCAAACATTGATGAATTCATTGCGATCATCAAGGCTGCTGCCAATCCAGTAGAAGCAAAGACGGAGTTGATGGGCAAGAATTGGGATTCCTCGATGGTACGTGAGATGTTGGCGCGTGCAGAGACAGATACCCCAGGCGGTCGTAATGCTTATCGCCCTGATGGCCTCTTGCCTGAATACGGCATGCAGAGCAGTGGCCTCTATCGCTTATCTGATAGCCAAGCACAAGAAATTCTGCAAATGCGTTTGCAACGCTTGACTGGTCTTGAGCAAGACAAGATTGTTTCTGAGTACAAAGACGTCATGTCTGAGATTGCTGACTTGCTCGACTTATTGGCTAAATCAGAGCGAGTCACTCAGGTCATCGAAAGCGAATTAAAAGAAGTGCAGGCCGAGTACGGCATTGCAGGCAGCGACAACGGTCGTCGCTCATTTATTGAGATGAATGCAACTGAGCTCTTCACTGAAGATCTCATTACGCCGCAAGATATGGTTGTTACTCTTTCACATACTGGTTATATGAAGAGTCAGCCGCTCAGTGAGTATCGTGCGCAGAAGCGCGGTGGTCGCGGTAAGCAGGCGGCGGCAACTAAAGATGAAGACTGGATCGATACTTTATTCGTAGCAAATACACACGACACCATTTTGTGTTTTTCTGATCGCGGTCGCATGTATTGGCTCAAAGTCTGGGAAGTACCTCAAGGTAGTCGCACCTCAAGAGGTAAGCCCATCGTCAATATGTTCCCGCTGATTGAAGGCGAGAAGATCACCGTGATTCTGCCAATCAAAGGCTATCAGGATGATCAGTACGTCTTTATGGCAACCAGCTTAGGTACCGTTAAGAAGACACGTTTATCTGACTTTTCTAACCCACGCAAGGCCGGCATTATTGCGGTTGATTTGAATGAGGGCGATTTCTTGGTGGGCGCAGCAATTACTGATGGCCAACACGATGTCATGTTGTTCTCTGATGCTGGTAAGGCGGTGCGCTTTGATGAGAATGATGTTCGTCCAATGGGTCGTACTGCTCGAGGCGTGCGCGGTATGAACTTAGGTGAAGGTCAGCAAGTGATTGCAATGCTAGTAGCTCCTGCGGAAGTGGCAGAGGGCGCGCAGATTAGTGTGGCAGATGCTGAAGCCAATGCGACTCCTGGAAGCGTCTTGACTGCAACTGAAAATGGTTATGGCAAGCGTACTCCAATCGCTGAATATACCCGTCATGGTCGCGGTACTAAGGGCATGATCGCCATTCAGACATCAGAGCGTAACGGCAAAGTTGTTGCTGCAGCTCTCGTTTCTCCTGAAGATCAAATCATGTTGATTACTACGGGTGGTGTCTTAGTGCGGACGCGTGTCTCTGAAATCAGAGAGATGGGTCGCTCAACGCAAGGTGTCACACTCATCAACGTAGATGAGGGGACTCGTTTATCTGGCTTGCAGAGGATTGCTGAAAGCGATTCAGATGACGAGGATGACCTTGTAGAAGATGATTCGATTGATGCTGGCGATGTCGGTGATGCTGCTAGCGATACTGCTAGTGATGCCTAA
- the ompA gene encoding outer membrane protein OmpA gives MNKTLKLLLASVITVSATAAMASDNWQNGDGSLNWKNGDGTLCWRDNNWTPATAAAGCDGALQQGHSAAGVSQSKITLQADTLYDFNKSDLKPEGKATLDKIAADLSKIKLEVIIAVGNTDSVGTDAYNMALGQRRAQSVKTYLVSKGVDASRIYTESKGKSNPVASNATAEGRAKNRRTDIEVVGTAK, from the coding sequence ATGAACAAAACCCTAAAACTGTTGCTCGCTTCTGTTATTACCGTTTCTGCAACCGCAGCAATGGCATCTGATAACTGGCAAAACGGCGACGGCTCCCTGAACTGGAAAAACGGCGACGGTACATTGTGCTGGCGTGATAATAACTGGACACCTGCAACTGCAGCTGCTGGTTGCGATGGCGCATTGCAACAAGGTCACTCCGCTGCTGGCGTTAGCCAAAGCAAGATCACTTTGCAAGCTGATACCCTCTACGATTTCAACAAGTCTGACTTGAAACCAGAAGGTAAAGCGACTTTGGACAAGATCGCTGCTGATCTCTCCAAGATCAAGCTGGAAGTCATCATCGCTGTTGGTAACACCGACAGCGTTGGTACAGATGCATACAACATGGCCCTCGGTCAGCGTCGTGCGCAGTCTGTTAAGACTTACCTCGTAAGCAAGGGTGTTGACGCAAGCCGCATCTACACAGAATCCAAAGGCAAGAGCAATCCAGTTGCAAGCAATGCAACTGCTGAAGGCCGCGCTAAGAACCGCCGCACCGACATCGAAGTTGTTGGTACAGCTAAGTAA
- the serC gene encoding 3-phosphoserine/phosphohydroxythreonine transaminase: MTFDRRIFNFAAGPATLPEEILKQAADEMLNWHGLGTSVMEISHRSKEFMAVYEETLHDLRTLMSIPDQYEILLLQGGGIGQNAAIPMNLMGLSKSGPKADFIVTGIWSEKSLKEAQKYGAAHLAASSEAEHFTTIPPRSSWNLSSDAAYVHICSNETIGGVEFDQVPDVGNVPLVADVSSNILSKEMDVSQYGVLFAGAQKNIGPSGVTIVIVRKDLLGHSMPITPSVWDWAKEAANQSMLNTPPTFAIYMAGLSFKWLLKQGGVKAIAKQNQVKADLLYQCIDQSALYENRIAKPYRSRMNVTFFLKDEAMNTEFLAQSHAAGLVALRGHKAVGGMRASIYNAMPIEGVKALVEFMQDFERRA, encoded by the coding sequence ATGACGTTTGACCGCCGCATTTTTAATTTCGCTGCGGGCCCCGCCACTCTTCCCGAAGAGATTCTGAAGCAGGCTGCAGATGAAATGCTCAACTGGCATGGTCTTGGAACCAGTGTCATGGAGATCAGCCACCGCAGCAAAGAGTTTATGGCGGTGTATGAAGAGACATTGCACGATCTGCGTACTTTGATGAGTATTCCAGATCAATATGAGATCTTGCTTTTGCAAGGTGGTGGTATTGGACAAAATGCTGCGATCCCAATGAATCTCATGGGTCTGAGCAAGAGTGGGCCTAAAGCAGATTTCATCGTTACCGGTATTTGGTCTGAGAAGTCCTTGAAAGAGGCTCAGAAATACGGTGCAGCTCATCTAGCCGCCTCTTCAGAGGCAGAGCACTTCACCACGATTCCACCGCGCTCATCTTGGAATCTCTCGAGTGATGCCGCATACGTGCATATCTGCTCTAACGAAACCATTGGTGGTGTTGAATTTGACCAGGTGCCAGATGTTGGTAATGTGCCTTTAGTCGCGGACGTATCAAGCAACATCTTATCCAAAGAGATGGATGTAAGCCAATACGGAGTGCTATTTGCGGGTGCGCAAAAGAATATTGGGCCCTCAGGTGTCACGATTGTGATCGTCCGTAAAGATCTGTTGGGTCACAGCATGCCAATCACGCCATCGGTTTGGGATTGGGCAAAAGAAGCCGCCAATCAATCGATGTTAAATACGCCTCCCACGTTTGCGATTTATATGGCAGGTCTGAGCTTTAAGTGGTTGCTGAAGCAGGGCGGTGTTAAAGCGATTGCCAAACAGAATCAAGTAAAGGCAGATTTACTTTATCAATGCATTGATCAAAGCGCTCTGTACGAGAATCGCATTGCAAAACCTTATCGCTCCAGAATGAATGTCACCTTCTTTTTGAAAGATGAGGCGATGAATACCGAATTTCTAGCGCAATCTCATGCTGCTGGTTTGGTGGCGCTGAGAGGTCATAAAGCAGTTGGTGGAATGCGAGCAAGTATCTACAATGCAATGCCTATAGAGGGTGTAAAAGCCCTGGTTGAATTTATGCAAGATTTTGAAAGGCGGGCTTAA
- the pheA gene encoding prephenate dehydratase has protein sequence MSTEEQRLAPLRDKIDDLDAKILDLLSQRAQAAQEVGHIKGGFASPVFRPERERQVVAKLQEINQGPLLPDGIAAIWREVMSACRALEARQTIAYLGPVGTFSEQAAQTYFGQSIAGLPCVSIDEVFKAVEKGAAQFGVVPVENSSEGAVSRTLDLLLDAPLQISGEVVLPIRHHLLTKSGSLDGVTTVCAHAQALAQCQQWLSEHAPQLKRQAVSSNAEAARMAAADPTLAAIAGEPAQIAYSLQAVASQIQDDPHNRTRFVVIGNYACQATGNDQTSLVLSVDNQPGAVHRLLAPLAKHGVSMNRFESRPARKGTWEYHFFIDVAGHADEDKVAKALIELQDTAAFYKKLGSYPRSAI, from the coding sequence ATGAGTACTGAAGAACAGCGACTTGCGCCCTTGCGTGACAAGATCGATGATTTAGATGCCAAGATTTTGGATCTGCTCTCACAGCGTGCTCAAGCTGCACAAGAGGTAGGGCATATCAAAGGTGGATTTGCCTCACCAGTATTTCGGCCTGAGCGTGAGCGCCAAGTCGTAGCAAAACTGCAAGAGATCAATCAGGGTCCTTTATTGCCTGATGGTATTGCTGCGATCTGGCGCGAGGTGATGTCTGCTTGCCGCGCTTTAGAGGCTCGACAAACGATTGCTTACCTGGGTCCGGTCGGCACTTTTTCTGAGCAGGCTGCACAAACTTATTTTGGTCAATCCATTGCCGGTTTGCCTTGCGTCAGTATTGATGAGGTTTTTAAAGCGGTAGAGAAGGGTGCTGCGCAATTTGGCGTTGTACCAGTGGAAAACTCTAGCGAAGGTGCCGTTTCTCGTACGCTCGATTTGTTACTCGATGCCCCCCTGCAAATCAGCGGTGAAGTCGTTTTGCCTATTCGTCATCATTTGTTAACGAAGAGTGGAAGCTTGGATGGGGTTACTACTGTCTGTGCCCATGCTCAAGCGCTTGCACAATGTCAACAGTGGTTGAGTGAGCACGCCCCTCAGTTAAAGCGCCAAGCAGTGAGTAGTAATGCTGAAGCTGCGCGCATGGCTGCAGCAGATCCCACTTTGGCAGCCATTGCCGGTGAGCCTGCGCAAATTGCATACAGCTTACAAGCAGTGGCATCACAAATTCAGGATGACCCGCACAATCGTACTCGCTTTGTAGTGATTGGTAACTATGCATGTCAAGCAACTGGTAATGATCAAACTTCGCTAGTGCTATCTGTTGATAATCAGCCTGGTGCCGTACATCGTTTGCTTGCTCCCTTGGCAAAGCACGGTGTTTCGATGAATCGTTTTGAATCTCGTCCTGCGCGCAAGGGAACTTGGGAGTATCACTTCTTCATTGATGTGGCTGGCCATGCAGATGAAGACAAAGTTGCTAAGGCACTAATTGAGCTTCAAGACACAGCTGCGTTCTATAAAAAGCTCGGCTCCTATCCCCGCTCAGCCATTTGA